A section of the Telopea speciosissima isolate NSW1024214 ecotype Mountain lineage chromosome 3, Tspe_v1, whole genome shotgun sequence genome encodes:
- the LOC122654125 gene encoding cation/H(+) antiporter 18-like, giving the protein MASNTTTGYFCPPPMKATSNGIFQGDSPLDFALPLAILQICLVLILTRSLAYFLRPLRQPRVIAEIIGGILLGPSALGRYKPYLNAIFPARSLTVLDTLANLGLLFFLFLVGLELDPKSIRRTGKKALSIAVAGISLPFVLGVGSSFILHKTISKGVHGPPFLVFMGVALSITAFPVLARILAELKLLTTDVGRIAMSAAAVNDIAAWILLALAIALSGTGHSPIVSLWVLLSAFVFVICSILIFPPVFKWMARHCHEGEPVDDLYICATLAAVLAAGFVTDSIGIHALFGAFVLGILVPKDGPFAGALVEKVEDLVTGLFLPLYFVSSGLKTNVATIQGSQSWGLLVLVICTACFGKIVGTVVVALLFRVPYREALALGFLMNSKGLVELIVLNIGKDRKVLNEQTFTIMVLMALFTTFITTPLVMAVYKPATRNKANYKHRTVERKDSSTQLRILACFYSINNIPTLINLIEASRGTDKPKELCVYCMHLMELSERPSAILMVHKARKNGLPFWNKGKWTHSNHVVVAFEAFRRLSQVSVRPMTAISAMSSIHEDICASAEKKRVAMVILPFHKHQRVDGTMETTRTEFRWVNKRVLENTPCSVGILIDRGFGGTSHVSASVVSSYITVLFFGGCDDREALAYGVRMAEHPGINLTVVHFLIQLEPVEEIVVVDVDGDSDTKGRSSDNVFLTEFQKIQKENSTNYEERIVRNAAEIISIIGEFNHCNLLLVGRRPEGEAVAALEGYNEYPELGPVGSLLASSDFSTRASVLVVQQYASGKPSADLPTISPEKLFEGDSESD; this is encoded by the exons ATGGCTTCAAACACTACAACAGGATATTTTTGTCCACCTCCAATGAAGGCTACTTCTAATGGAATCTTCCAGGGGGATAGTCCTCTGGATTTTGCACTCCCTCTTGCTATTCTTCAGATATGTCTTGTGCTTATTCTCACAAGGAGCCTCGCCTATTTCCTAAGGCCACTGAGACAGCCCCGTGTCATTGCAGAGATTATT GGAGGAATACTGCTTGGGCCATCAGCTCTTGGTCGTTACAAGCCCTACCTGAATGCAATTTTTCCAGCCAGAAGCCTCACTGTGCTCGATACTCTAGCCAACCTtggtctccttttctttctgttccttgttggCCTAGAGTTAGATCCAAAGTCTATACGTAGAACTGGTAAGAAAGCCCTTTCCATTGCTGTTGCAGGAATCAGCCTCCCCTTTGTGTTAGGAGTGGGTTCATCATTCATCCTCcacaaaacaatttcaaaaggCGTGCATGGACCCCCATTTCTTGTTTTCATGGGTGTTGCCCTCTCAATAACTGCCTTCCCTGTCTTAGCCCGTATCTTAGCTGAACTCAAGCTCCTGACTACTGATGTAGGCCGAATAGCCATGTCAGCTGCAGCAGTCAATGACATTGCTGCTTGGATCTTACTTGCCCTCGCAATCGCTTTGTCTGGCACTGGCCATTCACCAATTGTTTCTCTCTGGGTCCTTTTATCTGCGTTTGTTTTTGTCATTTGTTCCATATTAATATTTCCGCCAGTCTTCAAATGGATGGCAAGGCATTGTCATGAAGGTGAACCTGTGGATGACTTATACATTTGTGCTACCTTAGCTGCTGTTCTTGCGGCTGGGTTTGTCACAGATTCTATCGGAATCCATGCCCTCTTTGGGGCTTTTGTTCTTGGCATTTTGGTACCAAAAGATGGACCCTTTGCTGGTGCTCTTGTTGAAAAAGTTGAAGATCTTGTAACTGGACTCTTTCttcctttgtattttgtttCAAGCGGCTTGAAAACCAATGTAGCCACCATTCAAGGGTCTCAATCCTGGGGTCTCCTGGTCTTGGTGATATGTACTGCTTGTTTTGGGAAGATTGTTGGCACTGTTGTGGTTGCTCTTCTTTTCAGAGTACCTTATCGTGAGGCTCTTGCATTAGGTTTCCTCATGAACAGTAAAGGGCTAGTAGAACTCATCGTCCTCAACATTGGAAAAGATAGAAAG GTGTTGAATGAGCAGACTTTCACGATCATGGTTCTGATGGCTCTTTTCACAACCTTCATCACCACCCCCCTTGTCATGGCAGTATATAAGCCGGCAACAAGGAACAAGGCTAATTACAAGCACAGAACAGTAGAAAGGAAAGATTCAAGTACTCAGCTTCGGATTTTGGCTTGTTTCTATAGTATAAATAATATACCAACATTGATAAATCTCATTGAAGCTTCTCGTGGCACTGACAAGCCAAAAGAGCTCTGTGTATATTGTATGCACCTCATGGAGCTCTCTGAGAGACCATCAGCGATCCTCATGGTACACAAGGCAAGGAAAAATGGGTTGCCCTTCTGGAATAAGGGGAAGTGGACACACTCCAACCATGTTGTGGTAGCCTTTGAGGCTTTCCGGCGGCTGAGCCAAGTTTCTGTGAGACCTATGACAGCCATCTCAGCAATGTCCAGTATTCATGAGGACATCTGTGCAAGTGCTGAGAAGAAgagggtagctatggtgattcTTCCTTTCCACAAACACCAAAGAGTGGATGGTACAATGGAAACAACACGAACTGAGTTCAGGTGGGTGAACAAGAGAGTCCTTGAGAATACACCATGCTCAGTTGGGATCCTCATTGACCGTGGCTTTGGTGGAACGAGTCATGTATCTGCTAGTGTTGTTTCTTCTTACATCACTGTcttgttttttggaggatgtGACGACCGTGAGGCACTTGCATATGGAGTACGCATGGCAGAGCACCCTGGTATTAATCTGACAGTCGTGCACTTTCTGATACAGCTTGAACCAGTGGAAGAAATTGTCGTAGTTGATGTAGATGGTGATTCTGACACCAAAGGTAGGTCAAGTGATAATGTTTTCCTAACTGAATTCCAGAagattcaaaaagaaaattcaacaAATTATGAAGAGAGGATCGTTAGAAATGCTGCAGAAATCATTAGTATCATTGGGGAGTTCAATCATTGCAATCTGTTATTGGTGGGACGAAGACCTGAGGGAGAGGCAGTGGCAGCTCTTGAGGGATACAATGAATACCCTGAATTGGGGCCAGTGGGAAGCCTGTTAGCATCATCAGATTTCTCAACTAGAGCATCAGTTTTAGTTGTGCAACAGTATGCTAGTGGGAAGCCAT